The nucleotide sequence TTGGGGAAGTACTGCTTCAGCGGCTACTAACAAAGACGACGATCATTTTGATGTAGCAGGAACTGGAATTTTAAATCTTATTACATCAACATTAAGTACAAAAGATTTTGAATCAGGTACTTTTACTTATTATCCAAACCCAGTTGAAGACATCCTTACTTTAAACTATGCAAACACTATTGATACTGTAGAGGTGTTTAATATTTTAGGGCAAAAAGTTTACGCTTCACAACCAAATGCAACTTCTACTCAATTAGATTTAAGCAATTTAAAAAGCGCTATCTATATTGTAAAGATTTCTTCAAATGGAAAAGCTGTTGCAGCACGTATTTATAAAAAATAATTAGTTTTTAATTAATTTTTTTCTAAGCCCTAATGAAACTTTATTCATTAGGGCTTTTTTTTGACTTTTAAAAGGAATTAAAAAAAAATCACATTCATACTTCACGATAAATCTTAATTAACTACTAGCATATTAATTGTAAATAACAAAACATAGGAATTAAACACTACTGACCAACGCTATTAAAAAATCAATCTAACATGCTAGGACTATTAAAGTTATATTAAAAAAAACAGTTAGCTAGAAAGAAAAAGCTATTTTATCTTTATTTATGAAATAGTTTTTATAAAAGTATCCTTTGTACGCATTTTAACAAAATACCCCATAAAAAAAGCGCCCTGTTGACACAGAACGCTTTATAAAATAGCTAACTAAAAATAGTTTTTATGAATTTGCTTCAGCAGCAATCAAGTTTAATGCTGAACCAGCCACAAACCAACCAATTTGGCTTGCATTATAGGTATGATTAGCTTTGATAAGATCTTTCGAACCATCAGCATGAACAAATTCTATTGTTAACGGTTTTCCTGGAGCAAAATCTACTAAATCAATAAAATTGATCGTATCATCTTCCTGAATTTTATCGTAATCCGCCTCGTTCGCAAAAGTCAACCCTAATAAACCTTGTTTTTTAAGGTTAGTTTCATGGATACGAGCAAATGATTTTACTAATACCGCTTTTACACCTAAGAAACGTGGTTCCATAGCCGCATGTTCACGAGAAGAACCTTCACCATAGTTATGATCCCCTACCACCACAGATGGCACGCCAGCAGCTTTGTACGCACGAGCTACAGCAGGAACTGCATCATACTCACCCGTCAATTGATTTTTAACTGAATTTGTATTTTGGTTAAAAGCATTTACAGCACCAATCAACATATTATTAGAAATATTATCCAAATGTCCACGGAAACGCAACCAAGGCCCAGCCATAGAAATATGGTCCGTAGTACATTTACCAAATGCCTTTATTAGTAATTTCGCACCTGTAATATTCTTTCCATTCCAAGCATCAAAGGGTTCTAATAATTGCAAACGATCTGAAGTTTCACTAACAACGATTTTGACCCCTGAACCATCAGCGGCAGGAGCCTGGAATCCAGCATCCTCAACATCAAATCCTCTTTTTGGCAATTCATCCCCAAATGGCGCTTTTAATTTAACTTCTTCCCCTTTATCATTCAACAACGTATCGGTTAATGGATTAAAATCCAATCTCCCTGAAATAGCTAAAGCAGCCACCATTTCTGGCGAAGTCACAAAAGCATGTGTATTTGGGTTACCATCCGCCCTTTTTGAAAAATTTCGGTTAAAGGAATGCACAATGGTGTTTTTCTCTTGTTTATCGGCACCTGCTCTATCCCATTGTCCAATACATGGTCCACAAGCATTGGTAAACACTTTGGTTCCCATTTTTTCAAAAGCAGCAATCATTCCGTCTCTTTCGATGGTGTATCGAATTTGCTCAGACCCTGGATTAACACCAAATTCCGCTTTGGGAGAAATACCATGTTCCACAGCTTGATTCACAATCGATACTGCACGAGCCATATCTTCATAAGAGGAGTTCGTACAAGAACCAATTAATCCCCATTCTACTTTTATTGGCCAGCCGTTTGCTTTTGCCTCTTCTTTCATTTTAGAAACTGGAGTCCCTCTATCTGGAGTAAAAGGGCCATTGATATGAGGCTCTAACTCTGAAAGATTAATTTCAATTACTTGATCAAAGTATTTTTCTGGATTTGCATACACTTCAGCATCACCTGTTAAGTAATCCGCTACTTTATCAGCTGCATCCACCACATCTTGACGATCTGTTGCAGTCAAATATCGTCTCATGGAATCATCGTATCCAAAAGTAGAAGTAGTCGCACCAATTTCTGCACCCATATTACAAATGGTTCCCTTACCAGTACAAGACATATTAGTTGCACCTTCACCAAAGTATTCAACGACAGCTCCTGTTCCTCCTTTTACAGTTAGAATATCAGCTACTTTTAAAATTACATCTTTAGGCGAAGTCCAACCAGATAATTTCCCCGTTAATTTCACCCCTATTAATTTAGGGAATTTTAACTCCCATGACATTCCTGACATAACATCTACAGCGTCAGCTCCACCTACACCAATTGCCAACATCCCTAATCCTCCTGCATTTACAGTATGTGAATCCGTTCCAATCATCATTCCACCTGGAAATGCATAATTTTCAAGCACGATTTGATGAATAATTCCCGAACCTGGTTTCCAAAAACCGATACCATATTTATCCGAAACCGAAGATAAAAAATCAAAAACCTCTTTTGATTGGTCATTTGCTAAAGCCAAATCTGGTTTTGCTCCATCTTTAGCCAAAATTAAGTGATCACAATGTACTGTTGTGGGAACAGCAACAGTTTTCTTTCCAGCATGCATAAATTGCAATAATGCCATTTGAGCCGTTGCATCTTGACATGCCACCCTATCTGGAGCAAAATCAACATAATCCACACCTCTTTTATAGGCTTCTTTTGCAACTCCGTCCCATAGGTGGCTATACAAAATTTTCTCTGTCAAAGTAAGGGGACGACCAACAATTTCTCGTGCTGCATCAACACGACTAGTCATGTTGGCATACACTTTTTTAATCATTTCGATATCAAATGCCATAAGATTTATATTTTTGGGTTATTCCTATTTTAAACATTACAAGATACAAAAAAATGAGCTATAAAAAAAGCCTGAGTTTATGGCTCAGGCTTTTGAATTATATTAAAATAATCAAATGATTATCCAACTAACTGTTTATGTGAAGGCGAGAACTTAGTCAAGCTGATTCCATCAACTGCAGCAATATACTCCTCAATAGTAGGAGTTCTACCAAGAATTGTTGACAATACTACAACAGGTGTCGAAGAAAGTAAAGATTCTCCTTTTTTACCTTCAGCATCCTCTACAACTCTTCCTTGGAAAAGACGAGTAGATGTTGCCATTACCGTATCACCTTTTGCAGCTTTTTCTTGGTTACCCATACAAAGGTTACAACCTGGACGCTCTAGGTATAACATTTTTTCGTAAGATACACGAGCTGCGGCTTTAGGAGCGTTGTCATCAAATTCGAAACCAGAATATTTTTGCAATACTTCCCAGTCACCTTCAGCCTTAAGTTCATCTACAATATTATAAGTAGGAGGCGCTACTACAAGAGGAGCTTTAAATTCTACCTTACCTTGTTGACGCTCTATATTCTTAAGCATTTGAGCAAGGATTTTCATATCTCCTTTATGAACCATACATGACCCAATGAAACCTAAATCTACTTTTTTATCTCCACCATAGAAAGATAATGGACGGATAGTATCATGAGTGTATCGTTTAGAAACATCAGCATTATTTACATCTGGATCTGCAATCATTGGCTCAGCAATCACATCAAGATCTACAACTACTTCAGCAAAATATTTAGCATCTGCATCTGGAGCCAGTGCTGGTTTCACACCAGTTTTGATTTCTTCAATTCTTTTATCAGCAATAGCAATTAAGCCTTTAAGAACCTGTTTCGCATTATCCATTCCTTTATCAATCATAATTTGGATTCTGCTTTTTGCTATTTCTAATGATTCAATCAAAGTAGCATCCTCAGAAATACAGATAGAAGCTTTTGCTTTCATCTCTGCAGTCCAATCTGTAAAAGTAAAGGCCTGGTCAGCAGTAAGAGTACCAATATGTACTTCAATAACTCTACCTTGGAAAACATTATCTCCTTTAAATTGGTGTAGCATCTGTGCTTGTGTAGCATGAACCACATCACGGAAATCCATATAAGGTTTCATTTCACCTTTGAAAGTAACTTTTACCGATTGAGGAATTGGCATTGTAGCCTCACCAGTAGCTAATGCCAAAGCAACAGTTCCTGAATCAGCTCCAAAAGCTACACCTTTAGACATTCTTGTATGAGAGTCACCACCAATAATGATAGCCCAATCATCAACAGTAATATCATTCAATACTTTGTGAATTACATCGGTCATAGCTGGATAATTCCCTTTAGGATCACGAGCTGTAATCAAACCGAAGTCATTCATAAACTTCATTAATCTTGGGATATTAGCTTTAGATTTGTTATCCCAAACTGAAGCAGTATGACAACCTGATTGGTAAGCACCGTCAACAATTGGCGAAATCACAGTTGCAGCCATAGACTCCAATTCCTGAGACGTCATTAAACCAGTTGTATCTTGAGAACCAACAATATTAACTTCTACACGTACATCTGAACCTGCATGTAACACTTTACCTGGAGTAGTTCCTACAGCATTTTTATTGAATATTTTCTCAACAGCCGTAAGTCCCTGCCCTTCAATAGAAACTTCTTTTGATGGAGCATATACTTGAGGAATCTCAATGTTTAAAGTTTTACAAGCAAATGTTTGTAATTTTTTACCAAAAACGATAGCGTATGATCCACCCGCTTTGATAAATTCAACTTTTTGAGGAGTTAAAGAAGCAGAGATATCAATTAACTCTTTATCTCCGTTATATAATTTCTTTGTTTTTGTATTGATAGTAAGAACAGTTCCTGTTGCTACAGAGTATACTTCTTCCAAAACAGGATCTCCTGCTTCGTCAACAACAACATTTCCTTCTGCATCTAACTTTTTAACCCAGTTTTTAAGGTCAATTCCGATTCCACCTGTAACACCAACAGTAGTTAAGAAAATTGGTGAAATACCATTAGTACCCGCGATGATTGGAGCGATATTGATAAACGGAACATAAGGACTTGCTTGTTTTCCTGTCCATAACGCCACGTTATTTACACCTGACATTCTTGATGAACCAACACCCATTGTTCCTTTTTCAGCGATTAACATCACACTCTTATCAGGATGCGCCTCACTCAAAGTTTTAATTTCATCCTGTGCTTGTGCAGAAATCAAACATTTTCCATGTAACTCACGGTCAGATCTTGAGTGCGCTTGATTTCCTGGAGAAAGTAAATCTGTTGAGATATCTCCTTCACCAGCAATATAAGTAACCACCTTAATTTCTTCTGGAATATCAGATAATTTTGTAAAAAACTCAGCTTTAGCATAGCTTTCTAAAATGTCCTTAGCGATAGTATTACCGTTTTTGAATGCTACTTCTAAACGTTCTGTATCTGCTTCATAAAGATACACTTGAGTTTTTAACACTTCAGCCGCCTCTTTTGCGATAGCAACATCAGATCCTAAAGCCAAATCAAGCAATACTTCAATAGAAGTACCACCTTTCATATGTGATAACAACTCTAAAGCAAAAGCAGGTGTAATTTCAGCAACAACTGATTCCCCTAAAATGATTTCCTTCAAAAATTTAGCTTTCACACCAGCAGCAGGAGTAGTACCAGGCACAACATTATAAATAAAGAAGTTTAGAGAATCAGCTCTATACTCATTATTCAAATCTTTAATTTGCGAAATGATTTCGCTTAGCAATTCAGCACCATCAATTGGCTTAGGGTTCAAACCTTGGCTTTTTCTTTCTTCAATCTCTTGGATGTAATCCTGATAAGTATTCATAATAGAGTATTTTCAATGTTAATGGCAAAATCTTTTGATCATTTCAACCTCAAATGCCATAATATCTAGGTCGTTTTTATTTATTTGAGATGCAAATTTAGGTATTTAAGCTGAGATTTAAAAAAATTTAATAGAAGTGATTTTTTGATAAAAAAAATATTGAAAAATAACAAATTTGACTGTTTAAAATTATCAATAAACCTCGTATTTATCAAAAAAAATAAAGAATCAATAATCAGGCGTCTTTTTTCTAACAAACTAGAAATAGAATGTTATGACATATAACACTCAAAATAGCCTTTTTCAATATTTTACAACTAAAACGATATCGTATTTACAACAAAAAACAGGAAGACAAAAAAACTCCGATTGTTAAATCGGAGCTTAGTGTATTACTATATCAAAACTAATCTATTTAATTAGACTAATTTACCAATAATCATTTCCTCGGTGATACCTTCAGCATCAGCCTTATAATTCTTAATAATTCGGTGTCTCAAAATCCCAACAGCTACTGCTTTGACATCTTCAATATCAGGTGAAAATTTACCATGAAAAGCGGCATGTGCCTTGGCGGCTAAAATCAAATTCTGGGAAGCTCTTGGTCCTGCACCCCAATCCAAATAAGTTTTAACAAAAGCATCTGACAACTGACTATTAGGTCTAGTCTTGCCTACCAAAGTGACTGCATACTCTATGACATTATCGGCTACAGGAATCCTGCGAATCAAATGCTGAAAATCAATAATTTCTTGAGCGTTGAACAATGGCAAAATGGTATTCACAGCATCAGAAGTTGTTCGTTTCACCACCTCTACTTCTTCATCAAAAGAAGGATATTCTAATTTAATAGCAAACATAAAACGGTCCAATTGTGCTTCTGGCAAAGGATAAGTTCCCTCCTGCTCAATTGGGTTTTGAGTCGCTAAAACAAAATACGGTAAGGATAATTTATAATTAGCTCCCGCAATGGTTACGGAGCGTTCTTGCATAGCTTCAAGTAAAGCCGCTTGTGTTTTAGGTGGCGTTCTATTGATTTCATCAGCCAAAACAATATTCGAAAAAACTGGGCCTTTGATAAACTTAAATTGACGGCTTTCGTCTAAGATTTCACTTCCTAAAATATCAGAAGGCATTAAATCAGGGGTAAACTGAATTCTTTTAAAATCCAATCCCAAAGCTTGCGAAAGAGTATTCACTAATAAAGTTTTCGCCAATCCAGGAACACCAACCAATAATGCATGTCCGCCAGAAAAAATAGAAATCAGTATTTGGTCTACAACTTCATCTTGACCTACAATGACTTTGGCGATTTCTTTTTTAAGTTCCTTACGTTTTTGAACCAAATTTTGTATTGCGGCTACGTCTGACATTTTTGAATCAATTTTATATTAAAAAAGAGCTCGTTTTTGGGTTCAAACCACGAATTATATTTTTTTCTACCACAAATTACACTAATTAACACAAATCAATATCTGAAATTTCAATTACACTAATTGAAATAGAAACTTTAGTTAATTTGAATAAAAAAATTACGTGACTATTTCATATATATTAGTGAAATTAACACAACAATTAAATTAGTGCTAATTTGTATAATTTGTGGTTATACTTTTTCTTAAAATTATTTTTTCAACCAGTTGTTTGTGAATTCACAATCTCTATATTCACCTAGTATTTTAACATAGGTTTCTTTGATTTTTTCATCAAACCATTTTCCGATAGCTTGAATTTGCTTTTCCTTCAAAGCCAAATCTTTAATTTTAATATAGTCTTTTGCATAATCTGCTGTATGCTCGTTTATTCTGTTGGTAACATTAATCAACTTATATCTTTTCTTCCCTTGCTTTTCTTCGTCTAAAATAGGTTGCGAAATCTCATTGTCCTTCAAGTTCGAAACCTGACTGTACAACACTGGATCCATTTTAGTCAATTCAAAACGAGTATCTTGCGTTTTAGGATTAATCAAAGTTCCACCATTAGCTCTAGTTTCTTTTTCATCAGACATTGTTCTGGCAGCATCAGCAAAACTGATTTCCTTATCCAATATTCTTTTTCGAATCAAACTAATCTTATCCTTTGCTTCTTTCAATGAAGCAGCTGTTTCCTTTGGGGCTAGTAATATATGACGTAAATCCAACTCCTGACCTTTAATTTTTTCTATATAAATAATATGAAAACCAAACTCCGTTTCAAATGGTGCTGATATCTCGCCTTCTTTCAAAGCAAAAGCAACATCTTTAAACTCTTTTACAAAAGGTGTTTTACGATTCATTTTATAAAATCCACCGCTAGCTCTTGAACCCGGATCTTCAGAATACAAAACAGCTTTTGTAGCAAAACTAGAACTACCCGATTCTATTTCCTTTTTAAATTCATTCAATTTTTCAATTACCTTTTTCTTATCTGCCTCAGAAACCTTAGGTGTAACCACAATTTGTGCTACTTCCATTTCAGCACCAAACATTGGCAATTCGTCTTTTGGTATTTTCTTAAAGAAATTACGAACTTCCTCAGGCGTAATTTCTACCCCATCTACAATCTTCTTTTGCATTTCAGAAGTCAATTTATTCTCCTTCAAAATATCAAAGAAATAGGTTTTAAATTCTTCTTCTGAATCTTTTTTATAGTATTGAACTACTTTTTCAATAGAACCAATTTGTTCAACCATATAATTCAAACGCTCCTCCATCATCCCTTTCACTTCCGCATCAGTCACTTTGATACTATCCTGAACCGCTTGATGAGCGTATAGTTTATCCTCTAGCAATTTTCCTAACATTTGACATCTTGTGATATCTTTCACTGATGCTCCTTGACTTGACAACTCCAAAAATGATTTATCAATATCCGAATCCAAAATAATATAATCCCCAACCGTAGCTATAATACCATCGATTTTTTGCCTTCCTTTATTTTCAGTTTTTTGAACCACAGGCTCAACGTCCTTAATTATTTCTTGCGCACTCATTCCAAGACCACACAACAACATCAAGAAAAACAAAAAGGCTATTTTAGTATGTACAAATTTCATTCGGAGTATTTTAATTGGCATATTATATTTTTAAAGGGTGCGAAACCAAACTATTGCCTTCGCTTTTTTCGTCACACTCCCTATCGCGTCCAAATATACGTGATAAGTTGCAGTAAATAAAAATTTATAGACTGGCTAAATGTTTAAAACGAACAAAAATAACAATTCATCTACATATTACAAGTTTAGCCCTTACTATTAACAAAATATTATCTACGGAAATTATTTTGGGGATGCCCCGCTAAAAAAAAGCGTTAGAACACGGATGAAACGGATTAGCTAAAGCTAAAAAACGGATAAAAACAGATTTTACTTTACTACTTATCGTTTAATAACGGCTCATGGTTATTATTCCACAAAGATGCACAAAGAAAAAGCACAGAGACTCGCAAAGAGTACCACAAAATTTTAGAGTAACCGTAACCCCAATCTTGTCATTCCGCAGGAATCTCCGCAAGTAGCTCGACAAGGTTTTAAAGTTTATTATTGATTTACCATTATTAGAAATAGATATTTAAAAGCCTAGAAAAACAATTATATGATGGATAAAAATCTAAAGTTCAGTTATGCAAGTAAGCCGCGTTGCAAACGCTACGACTTTTTTTTCAAATGTAAGTAGGTACTCGTCGCAGACGAGCACCAGTGGGAAGTTCTCTCTGCCGAAGATAATGTTTCTTCGTGAAAGCAAAACGTTCTGTAACCGTAATCTCCGCGATTGCGGTTACAGGCTGTTAGCGGCAGTACTAACGTCTGCTTAACCATTCTTCAAGTTTAGTATAATATGAATAACCATCTTCATCTGTTGGTGAGATTACATAATACCCGCCATCAAAATATCCACCTATTTTTCTCGATATAGTATTTGATTGGATTGATTCAATTCTCGGGTAGATTTGTAAATACTCACTTCCAGAAAAAGAATCACCGTCATTTCTAATTGGAAAAATTGCGATATTTCGATCATATCTTTTGGCATCACCGTAGCCAAGTTCCCAATTGCACCACTTAGATGCTATGGCCGATTCAGTAGCTAATAAAATAAATTTATCACATTCATCGATTTTGTCTTTTATACGTTTTGCTGTTTTGCCTGAAGTGTTTTTTGGCATTCCAGTATCTAACCAGTCAACATAAATGTTGACTCCAAATCTCTTTAAAAAGGAAACAGCGCTATCGAGTTCAGCTAATTCATCATGTTTGTGTGAAAGAAAAATAGTTGTTTTTCCCGCACTTGTTTCTTTTTTGAATTCTGATAAACTGTCAGTTATAGACTTAGAAAATGTTCTAGTTTTGTTTCGATTTTCTAGAAGTGTAGATTTACTAATGACACTCATCTTTAATAATTTGATCTAATTTTAATTGCTTCTTCAATCCAATTTTCAATATTATTCCAAATGTAATTGTATGTGTCTTTACTGTCATAATAAGGTGAATCGTAGCATTTAACAATGTTTGATAAACTTTTTCCATCCACATTGAAACCAGAGAATGGATTTGATCCTTTGCTTGATTGATAGCCATTTATATCTTTTAATTTATGGATATAAATGCCAAGTAATGCTCTTCCGTCATTCCATGCTTTTTTGATTTCATAATCAATCCATTTTCTGCCAGCAGTTTCGCTACCTACTAAAACTATCACACATGATTTTCCATACATATTGTTATCAATCCATGTTTCAATTGCTTTGTTACCACCTCTTGTAACTTCTTCCCAATTGTTTGTAGTTGCAATAGGATTACCTTCAATTTGCCCCATATTTCTAACTTGTGAAGCTCTCCAATTATCAGGTGCATAATGAAAACTTGTAAATACTTTTCTCGCCATATTTATTGTTTTTTTAATTCTTTCAATAATTTTTCTAAAATAACTAATGCTTCTTCGAAAGAAGTTGAAGAAGTTGCCAGTATTTCTAAAAAGGACATAACTTTATCCGGCTTGTCGTAATATTTTTCTGGCTCTTTAGATATAATATTATATATTTCCAATGCTGCGTAGCCAGTCAATCCAATAGGAATACATATACAATTTTGTTCATGTGATATTTCGAATTCTCTAATTACCCCATTGGCAATTTCATTTTTACCAGATACATCTTTGTTGCCAAAAACAAATACTGAAATACCGCATTTTGAAATCATATTTTGCCTATACTCTTCCCACATTTCAAATAATTTTTTACCTCCGGTTTCAAACTGTGGAAAAGGTTTCATAATTAATTGAGATTCAGAATATCTTTTTGGATTTGAAAATATTGCTTCTAATGATCCATTTATTACAGAGCTTCCGATTCCCCAGCCAAAACCATTGACAATTCTATAATCATGTTCTATTACCTTTTTTGATATATTATGAATGAACCCTAGGGATTGATTCCTGTCGAATGGAGAATAAGTTTCAGCACTACCAGATATAAAAATCGTTTGCTTCTTGTAGCGTTTTTCAATTTCTTTGAGTACTTCTGTTATTTCACTATAACTATCTATCCTGAGTGCTTTTATGCCATATCGTTTTAAATCATTTATAATTAAATTTTGCTTTCGGACATTGTAATCTAAACTTGCTTGATCCGATATATTGTAATCTCCAATCTGAGGAGTTTTTACAAAGCAATAGTGTTGTCTTTGCTGCTGTCTGAATCTAAAATTGAGTCTGCTAAGAACATAGTCTAAGTTAGGATCATTAAAACTAAAACCTATAAATAAAAATGTTTTGGTCGTCAATTCACCCGACAAAGCATTCACAAATGGTTCATGCGTTTGGTGATAATGTTCGTATTGTTCTTTTGTGATAATTGCATCATTAGGAAATTCTACATCTCCATGCATTTTATAAAGAACAATATCTCTTTTAGGTTTAGTATTTAAAAGCTGATTAATGTTAACTTTCAGATCGACAACCATATGTTCTTTTTCGAATGACTTCTCAATAAGTTTATCATAATTTGTTGTCCAAATTGATGATATAGGAAGTCTAGAAATTATTTTGTGGTTTTCCGTTTCTCTGACATCTTCCGTAAATTCCTCTAGAATTTTTCGATTTATTTTTGTTCTATTTTGATTCTCATTTACATGAAATTGCGCCATTGAAACTAAATCTTTTTCAACGTTAAGATCAAGTCCTAAGTCGGTAGCAATTTCACTCATTAACTCTGCCCAATTTACATAACCAGCAGGAACAGAAAGTCCAGCCCCAGCAAAAATTGCAGCAGTACCTGAATTAAGGTCTTTGACATAATCGTTTATGAATATATCAATTTCATTAGAAAATTTCATAGAGCAATGTGATTTGTTATTGTATTGTCAAAAATATAACAATATTTTTTTTTGAGTGAGAATGTTGATAAGTATTGCCGCTAACAAGTGTATAAGTCTGACAAAATCCGATTTGTCACCCAAAATAAGGGTGGGCATACCTGAAAGGCATTATACTTTATTCATTTTCAAATATATTTATTATTTCTTACATATTTAAAATACTAAATAAAAATAAAATCTTCCGTGTAAGCACTCCTCCAAAAATCGTAACTATGATAAACAAAACGTCCTTCCTAGCCCTGATCGAAGCGGCATCCTTTTTTTTTTATTTCACCCTGTCAGGGTTTAAAACCCTGACAGGGTGAAATAAAAAAAAAGATATAGCGGAGAGCAGGACGAAATGTTCTT is from Flavobacterium sp. NG2 and encodes:
- a CDS encoding aconitate hydratase, with protein sequence MAFDIEMIKKVYANMTSRVDAAREIVGRPLTLTEKILYSHLWDGVAKEAYKRGVDYVDFAPDRVACQDATAQMALLQFMHAGKKTVAVPTTVHCDHLILAKDGAKPDLALANDQSKEVFDFLSSVSDKYGIGFWKPGSGIIHQIVLENYAFPGGMMIGTDSHTVNAGGLGMLAIGVGGADAVDVMSGMSWELKFPKLIGVKLTGKLSGWTSPKDVILKVADILTVKGGTGAVVEYFGEGATNMSCTGKGTICNMGAEIGATTSTFGYDDSMRRYLTATDRQDVVDAADKVADYLTGDAEVYANPEKYFDQVIEINLSELEPHINGPFTPDRGTPVSKMKEEAKANGWPIKVEWGLIGSCTNSSYEDMARAVSIVNQAVEHGISPKAEFGVNPGSEQIRYTIERDGMIAAFEKMGTKVFTNACGPCIGQWDRAGADKQEKNTIVHSFNRNFSKRADGNPNTHAFVTSPEMVAALAISGRLDFNPLTDTLLNDKGEEVKLKAPFGDELPKRGFDVEDAGFQAPAADGSGVKIVVSETSDRLQLLEPFDAWNGKNITGAKLLIKAFGKCTTDHISMAGPWLRFRGHLDNISNNMLIGAVNAFNQNTNSVKNQLTGEYDAVPAVARAYKAAGVPSVVVGDHNYGEGSSREHAAMEPRFLGVKAVLVKSFARIHETNLKKQGLLGLTFANEADYDKIQEDDTINFIDLVDFAPGKPLTIEFVHADGSKDLIKANHTYNASQIGWFVAGSALNLIAAEANS
- a CDS encoding bifunctional aconitate hydratase 2/2-methylisocitrate dehydratase, producing the protein MNTYQDYIQEIEERKSQGLNPKPIDGAELLSEIISQIKDLNNEYRADSLNFFIYNVVPGTTPAAGVKAKFLKEIILGESVVAEITPAFALELLSHMKGGTSIEVLLDLALGSDVAIAKEAAEVLKTQVYLYEADTERLEVAFKNGNTIAKDILESYAKAEFFTKLSDIPEEIKVVTYIAGEGDISTDLLSPGNQAHSRSDRELHGKCLISAQAQDEIKTLSEAHPDKSVMLIAEKGTMGVGSSRMSGVNNVALWTGKQASPYVPFINIAPIIAGTNGISPIFLTTVGVTGGIGIDLKNWVKKLDAEGNVVVDEAGDPVLEEVYSVATGTVLTINTKTKKLYNGDKELIDISASLTPQKVEFIKAGGSYAIVFGKKLQTFACKTLNIEIPQVYAPSKEVSIEGQGLTAVEKIFNKNAVGTTPGKVLHAGSDVRVEVNIVGSQDTTGLMTSQELESMAATVISPIVDGAYQSGCHTASVWDNKSKANIPRLMKFMNDFGLITARDPKGNYPAMTDVIHKVLNDITVDDWAIIIGGDSHTRMSKGVAFGADSGTVALALATGEATMPIPQSVKVTFKGEMKPYMDFRDVVHATQAQMLHQFKGDNVFQGRVIEVHIGTLTADQAFTFTDWTAEMKAKASICISEDATLIESLEIAKSRIQIMIDKGMDNAKQVLKGLIAIADKRIEEIKTGVKPALAPDADAKYFAEVVVDLDVIAEPMIADPDVNNADVSKRYTHDTIRPLSFYGGDKKVDLGFIGSCMVHKGDMKILAQMLKNIERQQGKVEFKAPLVVAPPTYNIVDELKAEGDWEVLQKYSGFEFDDNAPKAAARVSYEKMLYLERPGCNLCMGNQEKAAKGDTVMATSTRLFQGRVVEDAEGKKGESLLSSTPVVVLSTILGRTPTIEEYIAAVDGISLTKFSPSHKQLVG
- a CDS encoding MoxR family ATPase, with protein sequence MSDVAAIQNLVQKRKELKKEIAKVIVGQDEVVDQILISIFSGGHALLVGVPGLAKTLLVNTLSQALGLDFKRIQFTPDLMPSDILGSEILDESRQFKFIKGPVFSNIVLADEINRTPPKTQAALLEAMQERSVTIAGANYKLSLPYFVLATQNPIEQEGTYPLPEAQLDRFMFAIKLEYPSFDEEVEVVKRTTSDAVNTILPLFNAQEIIDFQHLIRRIPVADNVIEYAVTLVGKTRPNSQLSDAFVKTYLDWGAGPRASQNLILAAKAHAAFHGKFSPDIEDVKAVAVGILRHRIIKNYKADAEGITEEMIIGKLV
- a CDS encoding peptidylprolyl isomerase, with amino-acid sequence MKFVHTKIAFLFFLMLLCGLGMSAQEIIKDVEPVVQKTENKGRQKIDGIIATVGDYIILDSDIDKSFLELSSQGASVKDITRCQMLGKLLEDKLYAHQAVQDSIKVTDAEVKGMMEERLNYMVEQIGSIEKVVQYYKKDSEEEFKTYFFDILKENKLTSEMQKKIVDGVEITPEEVRNFFKKIPKDELPMFGAEMEVAQIVVTPKVSEADKKKVIEKLNEFKKEIESGSSSFATKAVLYSEDPGSRASGGFYKMNRKTPFVKEFKDVAFALKEGEISAPFETEFGFHIIYIEKIKGQELDLRHILLAPKETAASLKEAKDKISLIRKRILDKEISFADAARTMSDEKETRANGGTLINPKTQDTRFELTKMDPVLYSQVSNLKDNEISQPILDEEKQGKKRYKLINVTNRINEHTADYAKDYIKIKDLALKEKQIQAIGKWFDEKIKETYVKILGEYRDCEFTNNWLKK
- a CDS encoding toll/interleukin-1 receptor domain-containing protein, whose protein sequence is MSVISKSTLLENRNKTRTFSKSITDSLSEFKKETSAGKTTIFLSHKHDELAELDSAVSFLKRFGVNIYVDWLDTGMPKNTSGKTAKRIKDKIDECDKFILLATESAIASKWCNWELGYGDAKRYDRNIAIFPIRNDGDSFSGSEYLQIYPRIESIQSNTISRKIGGYFDGGYYVISPTDEDGYSYYTKLEEWLSRR
- a CDS encoding TIR domain-containing protein, with protein sequence MARKVFTSFHYAPDNWRASQVRNMGQIEGNPIATTNNWEEVTRGGNKAIETWIDNNMYGKSCVIVLVGSETAGRKWIDYEIKKAWNDGRALLGIYIHKLKDINGYQSSKGSNPFSGFNVDGKSLSNIVKCYDSPYYDSKDTYNYIWNNIENWIEEAIKIRSNY